A window from Nitrospirota bacterium encodes these proteins:
- the lhgO gene encoding L-2-hydroxyglutarate oxidase: MVTSDFLVIGGGIIGLSIARELRRRFPDARVVLIEKEPVCGVHASGRNSGVLHAGFYYSPDSLKATFTKLGNEHLTAYCEDKKLPLNKCGKLVVAKQEGELAALDELLRRGRANGIALEEVTEQEAKTIEPRVKTYRRALFSPRTSTVDPAAVVNAVQADAVAEGIQIHHGTAYVGRNDRQVRTNRGTYEAGYLVNAAGLYADKIARDFGFSEHYRILPFKGLYLYSSEPPGAIRTNIYPVPDLRNPFLGVHFTVTVSGRVKIGPTAIPALWREHYRGLANFRPGELLEVTWRGLGLLMHSRFDFARLALSEMAKYSRSRMVALAAELVEGVEWRHFRQWGDPGIRAQLLDVRKKRLEMDFVVEGDHRSVHVLNAVSPAFTCALPFSGYVCDRIRALTG; the protein is encoded by the coding sequence ATGGTGACGAGCGATTTTCTGGTGATCGGCGGCGGCATCATCGGATTAAGTATCGCGCGGGAACTGCGCCGGCGGTTTCCTGACGCCCGGGTCGTCCTGATCGAGAAAGAGCCGGTGTGCGGCGTGCACGCCAGCGGCCGCAACAGCGGCGTGCTCCATGCCGGGTTTTACTACTCCCCGGACAGTCTCAAGGCCACATTCACCAAGCTGGGGAATGAACACCTGACGGCGTACTGCGAAGACAAGAAGCTGCCGCTCAACAAATGCGGCAAGCTCGTGGTGGCCAAACAGGAAGGCGAACTGGCTGCGCTGGACGAGTTGCTCCGGCGCGGCCGCGCGAACGGGATCGCGCTGGAGGAGGTGACCGAACAGGAGGCGAAGACGATCGAGCCGCGTGTCAAGACGTACCGACGGGCGCTGTTCTCGCCCCGGACCTCGACCGTCGATCCCGCGGCGGTCGTGAACGCCGTGCAAGCGGACGCGGTGGCGGAAGGGATTCAGATTCATCACGGCACGGCGTATGTGGGCCGGAACGATCGGCAGGTGCGCACGAATCGGGGGACGTACGAGGCCGGGTACCTGGTCAATGCGGCGGGTCTCTACGCCGATAAGATCGCCCGGGACTTCGGGTTCTCGGAACACTACCGGATTCTGCCGTTCAAAGGCTTGTACCTGTATTCGAGCGAGCCTCCCGGGGCGATTCGCACCAACATTTATCCCGTGCCGGACTTGCGCAATCCCTTCCTCGGGGTGCACTTCACCGTGACCGTATCCGGCCGGGTCAAGATCGGGCCCACCGCGATTCCGGCCCTCTGGCGGGAACACTATCGGGGGCTCGCCAATTTTCGGCCGGGCGAGTTGCTCGAAGTGACGTGGCGAGGACTTGGACTGCTGATGCACTCCCGGTTCGATTTCGCGCGGCTGGCGCTGAGCGAGATGGCGAAATATTCCCGCTCACGCATGGTCGCCTTGGCGGCCGAGTTGGTCGAAGGCGTCGAGTGGCGCCATTTCCGGCAGTGGGGAGATCCGGGTATTCGCGCGCAACTGTTGGATGTCCGAAAGAAACGCTTGGAGATGGATTTTGTCGTGGAAGGCGATCATCGTTCCGTCCATGTGTTGAACGCCGTGTCTCCGGCCTTTACCTGCGCGCTGCCGTTCTCCGGCTACGTGTGCGATCGGATTCGCGCGCTGACCGGCTGA
- the greA gene encoding transcription elongation factor GreA — MPTPITKKGYEALKAELDRLRKVERPKVIEAIAEARGHGDLSENAEYEAAKERQGFIEARIAELERKLADARIIDTANLSGDTVVFGATVVLIEQASGEKKQYILVGQDEADLKNGKISVQSPVGKALIGRRVGELVEVQTPARLVEYEIIEIRFDEL, encoded by the coding sequence ATGCCGACACCGATCACCAAAAAAGGGTATGAGGCGCTGAAAGCCGAACTGGACCGGCTGCGCAAGGTCGAGCGGCCGAAGGTCATCGAAGCGATCGCCGAAGCCAGAGGGCACGGCGATCTCAGCGAAAACGCCGAATACGAGGCCGCGAAGGAGCGGCAGGGGTTCATCGAAGCGCGCATTGCGGAGCTGGAGCGCAAGCTGGCGGACGCGCGGATCATCGACACCGCGAACCTGTCCGGCGACACTGTCGTCTTCGGCGCGACCGTCGTCCTGATCGAACAGGCATCCGGGGAAAAAAAGCAATACATCCTCGTCGGCCAGGATGAGGCGGATCTCAAGAACGGGAAAATTTCGGTTCAATCGCCCGTCGGCAAGGCGCTCATCGGCCGCCGTGTCGGCGAGCTGGTCGAAGTACAAACGCCCGCCCGCCTCGTGGAGTACGAGATCATCGAGATTCGATTCGACGAACTGTAA
- the lepA gene encoding translation elongation factor 4: MSRDLQSLIRNFSIIAHIDHGKSTLADRFLEATGAITAREFREQILDAMDLERERGITIKAHAVAIRYQAKDGQTYALHLIDTPGHVDFTYEVSRSLAACEGALLLVDASQGVQAQTIANVHLAMANNLVVIPVINKIDLPSADIEATKQQIQEVLGLEAADALLVSAKEGRGVPDVLEAVVARIPPPSGSPDKPLKALIFDSWFDNYQGVIVLIRIIDGSVRPGMKIKVMSNDRIFEVTEVGQFTPKRTKTAQLLTGEVGYLSANMKEVADVKIGDTITDAVRPTDSPFPGYKEVKPLVFCGLYSTDTAKYEDLRDALQKLRLNDSSFVYEPETSLALGFGFRCGFLGLLHMEIIQERLEREYGLTLITTAPTVVYRVLTTAGEVLEIDNPAKLPPPNAIELFEEPFILATIITPERYVGSLLRLCQERRGIQKSLQYLDPTRVMLTYELPLNEVILDFYDRLKSKTQGYASLDYEVIGYRESDLVKLDILLNGEPVDALSFITHRERAYHRGRQLAEKMKELIPKQMFEIAIQAAIGNKVIARETIGALKKNVTAKCYGGDITRKRKLWEKQKEGKKRMKQVGRVEVPQEAFLALLKVTDE; encoded by the coding sequence ATGAGCCGGGATTTGCAAAGTCTCATCCGGAACTTCTCCATTATCGCGCATATCGATCACGGCAAATCGACCCTCGCTGACCGGTTCCTAGAAGCCACGGGCGCCATCACAGCCCGTGAGTTCCGAGAACAGATCCTCGACGCGATGGACCTTGAACGTGAGCGCGGGATCACGATCAAGGCCCATGCGGTCGCCATCCGGTATCAGGCGAAAGACGGGCAGACGTACGCCCTCCATCTGATCGATACGCCCGGGCATGTCGACTTCACCTACGAGGTGTCGCGCAGCCTGGCGGCCTGTGAAGGAGCCTTGTTGCTGGTGGACGCCAGTCAGGGCGTGCAGGCCCAGACGATCGCCAACGTGCACCTGGCGATGGCGAACAACCTGGTCGTCATTCCGGTCATCAACAAGATCGATCTGCCGAGCGCCGACATCGAGGCCACGAAGCAGCAGATCCAGGAAGTCCTCGGGCTTGAAGCTGCCGACGCCCTCTTGGTCAGCGCGAAGGAGGGGAGGGGGGTGCCGGATGTGCTGGAAGCCGTCGTCGCCAGGATTCCGCCGCCCTCGGGTTCGCCGGACAAGCCGCTCAAGGCGCTGATCTTCGACTCGTGGTTCGACAACTACCAGGGGGTCATCGTGTTGATCCGCATCATCGACGGGTCGGTGCGGCCCGGCATGAAGATCAAGGTCATGTCCAACGACCGGATCTTCGAGGTGACCGAGGTGGGGCAGTTCACGCCCAAGCGGACCAAAACCGCGCAGCTTCTGACCGGCGAAGTCGGCTACCTCAGCGCCAATATGAAGGAAGTCGCGGACGTCAAGATCGGCGACACGATCACCGACGCGGTCCGTCCGACCGACTCTCCCTTCCCCGGATACAAAGAAGTCAAACCGCTGGTCTTCTGCGGCCTGTACTCCACCGACACGGCGAAGTACGAAGACCTGCGCGATGCGCTGCAGAAGCTGCGCTTGAACGATTCCTCGTTCGTCTATGAACCGGAAACGTCGCTGGCGCTGGGATTCGGCTTCCGGTGCGGATTCCTCGGCCTCCTGCACATGGAGATCATCCAGGAACGGCTGGAACGGGAATATGGGCTTACGTTGATCACCACCGCGCCGACCGTGGTGTATCGCGTCCTGACGACCGCGGGCGAGGTGCTGGAAATCGACAATCCCGCGAAGCTGCCGCCTCCCAATGCGATCGAACTGTTCGAGGAGCCGTTCATCCTGGCGACGATCATCACGCCGGAACGGTACGTCGGGAGCCTCCTCCGGCTGTGCCAGGAACGGCGCGGAATTCAGAAAAGCCTGCAGTACTTGGATCCGACCCGCGTCATGCTTACGTACGAATTGCCCCTCAACGAGGTCATCCTGGATTTCTACGATCGGTTGAAGTCCAAGACCCAAGGCTACGCCTCATTGGATTACGAAGTGATCGGCTACCGGGAATCGGACCTCGTGAAGCTGGACATCCTGCTCAACGGCGAGCCGGTCGACGCCCTGTCGTTCATCACCCATCGCGAGCGGGCCTATCACCGTGGACGACAGTTGGCCGAAAAAATGAAAGAACTGATTCCGAAGCAGATGTTCGAGATCGCCATCCAGGCCGCGATCGGCAACAAAGTCATCGCACGGGAAACGATCGGCGCCCTGAAGAAGAACGTCACGGCGAAATGCTACGGCGGCGATATCACCCGCAAACGCAAGCTGTGGGAGAAACAGAAGGAAGGCAAGAAGCGGATGAAACAGGTGGGCCGGGTCGAAGTGCCGCAGGAAGCGTTTCTCGCCCTGCTGAAGGTGACCGACGAATGA
- the lepB gene encoding signal peptidase I, with protein MTMDPNRPGLEDTSSPRTEVASQPPISKPLLEEDAVSASREPVQARKSVLREYVEAIVVAMILAFAIRVFVVQAFKIPSGSMIPTLLIGDHILVSKLAYGLQWPTNCKAHLSFPPITCYSSYTLIRFGQPQRGDIIVFRYPEDEDKDFIKRIIGLPGDTIQIRNKIVYVNGAPLDDKAYTQRVDPGVIDSTINPRDNFGPVTVPEDSYFVMGDNRDQSLDSRFWGYVRADKIRGKAFRIYWSWSGQGKWTEWVRWERLGQAVR; from the coding sequence ATGACCATGGACCCCAATCGCCCGGGCCTGGAGGACACCTCCTCGCCCCGTACCGAGGTCGCGTCGCAACCGCCGATCTCCAAGCCGCTCCTGGAAGAGGACGCGGTCTCGGCCTCCCGCGAACCGGTACAGGCCAGAAAATCCGTCCTCCGCGAATACGTGGAGGCCATCGTCGTCGCCATGATTCTGGCCTTCGCGATCCGCGTGTTCGTCGTCCAGGCCTTCAAGATTCCGTCGGGCTCGATGATTCCCACCTTGCTGATCGGCGATCACATCTTGGTCAGCAAACTGGCGTACGGCCTGCAGTGGCCGACGAACTGCAAGGCGCACCTGAGCTTTCCTCCGATCACCTGCTATTCCTCGTATACGCTGATCCGCTTCGGGCAGCCGCAGCGCGGCGATATCATCGTGTTCCGCTACCCGGAGGACGAAGACAAGGATTTCATCAAACGGATCATCGGGCTGCCCGGCGATACGATCCAGATCCGCAATAAGATCGTGTACGTAAACGGCGCTCCGCTCGACGACAAGGCTTATACCCAACGGGTGGACCCGGGAGTGATCGACAGCACCATCAACCCGCGCGACAATTTCGGTCCGGTCACGGTCCCCGAAGATTCCTATTTCGTGATGGGTGACAACCGTGACCAGAGCCTCGACAGCCGGTTCTGGGGATATGTGCGCGCGGACAAAATCCGGGGAAAAGCCTTCCGCATCTACTGGTCATGGAGCGGACAGGGCAAATGGACGGAGTGGGTGCGATGGGAACGACTCGGCCAGGCCGTTCGATGA
- the bioA gene encoding adenosylmethionine--8-amino-7-oxononanoate transaminase: MKSRSDADQLTRWDRRYLWHPFTQMREWERETPIIIERGKGPYLIDAHGRPYLDGVSSIWVNVHGHRHPVLDRAIRDQLARIAHSTLLGLSHPPAIRLARELVRLAPRGLTRVFYSDDGSTAVEVALKMAVQYWQQRRPRVRPKNTFLHLTLAYHGDTVGAMSVGRIETFHARFTPLLFPTLTADAPYCYRCPLKLAYPSCGMACLDPIEQVLKARHRDIAGFVIEPLVQAAAGMITAPPGYLKRVRDLCTKYRVLLIADEVATGFGRTGTMFACEQESVTPDLMAISKGLTGGYMPLAATLATEEIYRAFLGRYEDWKTFFHGHSYTGNPLGCAAALANLEVFREERTLAHLRSKIAALKRLLRPLAKLPHVGDIRQRGFMVGIELVKDRATREPYPLEMRIGHRVAMEARRRGLLIRPLGNVVVLMPPLSTPRAALVRMVSIIGASIRAVGGATGKG; the protein is encoded by the coding sequence ATGAAGTCACGTTCCGACGCTGATCAACTGACCCGGTGGGATCGGAGGTATCTGTGGCATCCCTTTACCCAAATGCGGGAATGGGAGCGCGAGACGCCGATCATCATCGAGCGCGGCAAGGGGCCCTACCTCATCGACGCGCATGGGCGCCCCTATCTGGACGGCGTGTCGTCCATCTGGGTCAACGTCCATGGTCATCGCCACCCGGTGTTGGACCGGGCGATCCGCGACCAACTCGCGCGCATCGCGCACAGCACGCTGTTGGGGCTCAGTCATCCGCCGGCCATCAGGCTCGCGCGCGAGTTGGTCCGTCTCGCGCCCCGCGGCTTGACCCGCGTGTTCTACTCGGACGACGGCTCTACGGCCGTGGAAGTCGCGCTAAAGATGGCGGTGCAGTATTGGCAGCAACGTCGACCCCGCGTCCGTCCGAAGAACACCTTCCTGCATCTGACGCTGGCCTACCACGGCGATACGGTCGGCGCCATGAGCGTGGGCCGGATCGAGACGTTTCACGCGCGGTTCACTCCGCTCCTCTTTCCCACGCTGACCGCCGATGCGCCTTACTGTTATCGGTGCCCGTTGAAACTCGCCTATCCGTCTTGCGGGATGGCCTGTCTCGACCCGATCGAGCAGGTGCTCAAGGCGCGACACCGGGACATCGCCGGTTTCGTCATCGAGCCGCTCGTGCAGGCGGCGGCCGGGATGATTACGGCGCCGCCCGGTTATCTGAAACGCGTCCGCGACCTCTGCACGAAATATCGCGTCCTCTTGATCGCCGATGAGGTGGCGACGGGCTTCGGCCGGACGGGGACGATGTTCGCCTGCGAGCAGGAGAGCGTCACGCCGGACCTGATGGCGATCAGCAAAGGTCTGACCGGCGGCTATATGCCGCTGGCGGCGACCTTGGCGACGGAGGAGATCTATCGGGCGTTCTTAGGCCGGTACGAGGACTGGAAAACGTTCTTTCACGGACACAGCTACACCGGCAATCCGCTCGGCTGCGCCGCGGCCCTGGCGAATCTGGAGGTCTTCCGCGAGGAACGGACGCTGGCTCACCTGCGCTCGAAGATCGCGGCGCTGAAGCGGTTGCTGCGCCCTCTGGCGAAGCTGCCCCATGTCGGCGACATTCGCCAACGGGGATTCATGGTGGGAATCGAGTTGGTCAAGGATCGCGCAACGCGGGAACCCTACCCGTTGGAGATGCGAATCGGACATCGGGTCGCAATGGAGGCCCGCCGGCGCGGACTGCTGATCCGCCCGCTGGGGAACGTGGTCGTGTTGATGCCGCCGCTCTCGACTCCTCGCGCGGCGTTGGTCCGTATGGTGTCGATCATCGGCGCATCCATCCGAGCGGTGGGTGGTGCGACCGGCAAGGGTTGA
- a CDS encoding SAM-dependent chlorinase/fluorinase, producing the protein MPPAISIITLLTDFGDRDYFVASVKGVILGINPQARIVDLSHQVTSHQIEEAAYLLKSCYRYFPEGTVHVAVVDPGVGSRRRPLLVSSSRYFFVAPDNGLLSYIYQEETNVEVRQIENRQYRLESEGATFDGRDLFAPAAAWLTKGMALGSFGRLIRDPVRLPIVEPAWDQQVMTGRIVYVDRFGNLISNLSSAHVKEVRGVTKRDPIIRLAGITIEGLVDSYSEGTPDQPRALINSNGQLEIFLKEASAAERLKVGRGERVDVF; encoded by the coding sequence ATGCCTCCTGCCATTTCCATCATCACACTGCTCACCGACTTCGGTGACCGTGACTACTTCGTCGCCAGCGTGAAAGGGGTCATCCTCGGGATCAACCCGCAGGCCCGGATCGTCGATCTGTCCCACCAGGTCACCTCCCACCAGATCGAAGAAGCGGCGTATCTGTTGAAGTCCTGTTACCGCTACTTTCCCGAGGGGACCGTGCACGTGGCCGTGGTCGATCCAGGCGTCGGCAGCCGTCGACGGCCGTTGCTGGTCAGCAGCTCGCGCTACTTTTTCGTCGCTCCGGACAACGGATTGCTCAGCTATATCTATCAGGAAGAGACGAACGTCGAAGTGCGGCAGATCGAGAATCGACAGTACCGGCTGGAGTCGGAAGGGGCGACATTCGACGGCCGCGATCTCTTCGCCCCGGCGGCGGCGTGGCTGACGAAGGGTATGGCCCTCGGGTCATTCGGCCGGCTGATTCGCGACCCTGTCCGGCTCCCGATCGTCGAGCCGGCCTGGGACCAACAGGTCATGACGGGGCGGATCGTCTATGTCGACCGGTTCGGCAACCTGATCTCCAATCTTTCGTCCGCGCACGTGAAAGAAGTCCGAGGGGTAACCAAACGCGATCCGATCATCCGCCTCGCCGGAATCACCATCGAGGGCCTGGTCGACAGCTACAGCGAAGGCACGCCGGACCAACCCCGCGCGCTGATCAACAGCAACGGCCAACTTGAAATCTTCCTCAAAGAAGCCAGCGCCGCCGAGCGGCTGAAGGTGGGCAGAGGCGAACGGGTCGACGTGTTCTGA